The genomic window AATGAGAGAAAAGAATAACTTTTCCACCTTGTTCAATAATGTATTGAATCGTTGGTAAAGCAGCTTGGATACGGTTATCATTCGTGATTTTACCGTCTTTCATTGGCACGTTGAAATCAGCACGGACCAGTACTTTTTTATCTTTTAATTCTAAATCTGTTACAACTTTTTTTACCATTGAGATCCTCCTCAATTCTACTAATTTATTCAAAAATAAAAACAGGGAAGCGCGCAGCTCCCCCGCTTATCAAAACGTCTTTATTAATTATTTGCTCAATTTAGCGAAATACTCTAACGTACGAATTAATTGTGCAGTATATGACATTTCATTGTCATACCAAGAAACAGTTTTAACTAATTGCTTGTCTCCAACGGTCATAACTTTTGTTTGAGTTGCATCATATAATGAACCAAATGTCATGCCTAAAACGTCTGAAGAAACGATTGGGTCTTCAGTGTAACCATAAGACTCGTTTGATGCTGCTTTCATAGCTGCGTCAACTTCTTCAACTGTTACAGTTTTTTCTAAAACAGTGATTAATTCTGTTAATGAACCAGCCGGTACAGGCACACGTTGCGCTGCTCCATCTAATTTACCTTTTAATTCAGGAATAACTAAACCAATTGCTTTAGCAGCTCCAGTTGTATTAGGAACGATGTTAGCTGCTGCTGCACGAGCACGACGGAAGTCGCCACCAGCGTGTGGAGCATCTAATGTATTTTGGTCACCTGTATAAGCGTGAATTGTAGTCATTAAACCTTGAACAATTCCATATTTGTCATTTAGTACTTGAGCCATAGGTGCTAAACAGTTCGTTGTACATGAAGCTCCAGAAATAACTGTTTCAGAACCGTCAAGAATTTCGTGGTTTACATTGTAAACGATTGTTTTCATGTCGCCTGATGCAGGTGCAGAGATTACAACTTTTTTAGCTCCTGCTTTTAAGTGTAATTCAGCTTTTTCTTGAGAATTGAAGAAGCCAGTACATTCTAAAACGATTTCTACGCCTAATTCTCCCCATGGAAGTTCTTCAGGGTTACGGTTGCTTAAAACTTTTACGTCTTTGCCGTTAACATTGAATGCGCCATCTTTAACTTCAACTTCACCATTGAAACGTCCTTGTGTTGTATCATATTTCAACAAGTGAGCCAACATGTTTGCATCTGTTAAATCGTTGATTGCTACTACTTCCATACCTTCTACTTCTTGAATGCGACGGAATGCAAGACGACCAATACGTCCAAAACCATTAATACCTACTTTAACTGTCATAACTAAATTTCCTCCTTTAGGAATCGTAAAAAATTTATTTTAAAGGGTTATCCCTCTTAAAATCTGATTGGCGGCACCTTCGTCTGTGATTAACCACGTTTGGGAAGGTACATTTTTCATATGTGCTTCAATCGCCTTGGCTTTAGAATTTCCTCCTGCAACTGCGATCACACTTGGTATTCGTGTAAGATCTTTTGATTGCATACCAATACGTGGGATTTTATAAACAACTTCCCCATTCTGGTTATAGAATTCTCCGAAAGCTTCACCAACTGCTGCTTTGTTTTTAATCAGAGCTAGAACTTCTTTGCTCATACCTCTGCGCTTTGCCATATGTGTTGCATCTCCAATACTATAGAGAACACAGTTAGCTTGTTCCACCAGATCTAGCGTTTTTTTGATCTCTGGTTCTTTTAAGAGCGGCTTGTACGTTTCTTCGCTCACTTGTTCTGGTACATATAAAACACGGTTTTTCCCACCAGTTCTCTTAGCCATCTGTGCACTAACAGCGTTAGCTTGGATTTCTACTGACTCACCTAGTCCACCTCTAGCTGGTACAAACAATAATTTACGGTGGTAGGAAAGACTTCCATCCATATGATTCGCAACTTCTGCCATTGTTGTTCCGCCCATAACAGCAATGATGTTCATTCCTTCAGGTAATAATACCTTCAACGAATCCATTGTTGCGCGTCCTAACTCATCTTGAACCTTGGGCTGCTCCTCAACATTTCCAGAAACAATTACACAATGTTCTATCTTAAAATAGGTGGCTAATTGATTTTCTTTCTCTCGCATCCCCAATAATTGGCCCATTATCTGATCTAAATCATGGTATACACTTTCTCCACTTACGGTTAGCTGCATGCCTACTTTAGATGTTTTAATTAAGCCCTGTCTTTTCAATGCGTCTACTTCAGTTCTTAGTACACGCTCAGTAATATCCATTTTGTCGGCCAGCACTCTACGCCCAATAGGACCTAGTAAATAAACATTGCGCAAAATTTGATACCGTCTCCTCAGCGTATCCATAATGTCCGGTGTAACTTTTTCTACGATAGACAATATATCCTGCATGAGTTCCCTCTTTCTCAGTGGGTCAATTAACGACCACGTGAGTCGCCGGGCGACCCTTGTTGACTAAAAAAACAAGAGATTTAAGTGAAACAAGACATTCAGTTAACTGTA from Carnobacterium iners includes these protein-coding regions:
- the gap gene encoding type I glyceraldehyde-3-phosphate dehydrogenase, with product MTVKVGINGFGRIGRLAFRRIQEVEGMEVVAINDLTDANMLAHLLKYDTTQGRFNGEVEVKDGAFNVNGKDVKVLSNRNPEELPWGELGVEIVLECTGFFNSQEKAELHLKAGAKKVVISAPASGDMKTIVYNVNHEILDGSETVISGASCTTNCLAPMAQVLNDKYGIVQGLMTTIHAYTGDQNTLDAPHAGGDFRRARAAAANIVPNTTGAAKAIGLVIPELKGKLDGAAQRVPVPAGSLTELITVLEKTVTVEEVDAAMKAASNESYGYTEDPIVSSDVLGMTFGSLYDATQTKVMTVGDKQLVKTVSWYDNEMSYTAQLIRTLEYFAKLSK
- a CDS encoding sugar-binding transcriptional regulator, translated to MQDILSIVEKVTPDIMDTLRRRYQILRNVYLLGPIGRRVLADKMDITERVLRTEVDALKRQGLIKTSKVGMQLTVSGESVYHDLDQIMGQLLGMREKENQLATYFKIEHCVIVSGNVEEQPKVQDELGRATMDSLKVLLPEGMNIIAVMGGTTMAEVANHMDGSLSYHRKLLFVPARGGLGESVEIQANAVSAQMAKRTGGKNRVLYVPEQVSEETYKPLLKEPEIKKTLDLVEQANCVLYSIGDATHMAKRRGMSKEVLALIKNKAAVGEAFGEFYNQNGEVVYKIPRIGMQSKDLTRIPSVIAVAGGNSKAKAIEAHMKNVPSQTWLITDEGAANQILRGITL